In the genome of Impatiens glandulifera chromosome 6, dImpGla2.1, whole genome shotgun sequence, the window GTTAGaagaggacgtctaactccattagacttggtggtctaatgggatgcgaagttagacgaggacgtctaactccattagacttggtgttctaatgggatgcgaagttagacgtggtagtctaactccattaaacttggtataatgggatgcgtagttagacgtggtagtctaattccattagacttggtctaatggaatgcgtaattagacgaggacgtctaactccattagacttggtctaatgtgatacatagttagacgagaacATTGAACTCCATTAaacttggtctaatggaatgcgtagttagacgaggacgtctaactctattagacttggtctaatgtgacgaggacgtctaactccattataCCTGGTTTAATGGGACGCACAGTtaaacgaggacgtctaactcccttagattTGGtttaatggagcacgtctaatgccttgctttagcatCCGTCTGAAGAAagtacacgtctaaccacgatcaactagctatcTGCTACTCCTGCTTCACTCACTTTTGTGCAATTTGACAAGCCAACTAATTGTATTAAATGAACGAACGCCATGTAcacaaatgtccttccaacggtttgtctAGTACAAGATAATATCatgaggatattcggcgcactaacaattcggtacgaccacgatccatttgctcagagtctgcaTATTTCTGATATTATGGGACGCCTTCCAATGGACGTCATCCACGTgttcatgaagaagattcgaccgttggtgtccttctactacaaatagatgctcaaggacaacagacaaaTCACTTGTTACTTAACGAATCACTTTGCCAGTTTTCTAAATTCACAAAAGCTTACTCTTGCTCTTACTGATTtcttacattcttcaagttcaagagagagagattcaCTTACTatctagctgtgagaatattgttgagaatattataagttgaacagaggttgttccgttcaacagagagttagctagttcagtaaactgtatttgatataaaatatttagtggatatccttccggttgtggaagaagggtgaTGTAGGAGGGTTTTCtgcgaacatccataaacaattccttgtgttctttactttctgtcattcatcttcccttggttcaaagcttcaaattcgacgaacacttccgcacttgaaatcgtttcaagagttcgaaggatttgtgaagaatagaaatagatattaatccctcactagattattatcgaatcgtttatcgtaagctgttcacaatagtcagaccaTAGTCtctattttaaaagttatttaatttatttattttctctattattactcatttaaaaaataaaaaaataaattatttacgcaaatatatttatatatatacttataccTATATATGTTGGTTGAACAGAATACCATGCCCTAGTTGTTTGATACAGTTTATTCCATAGTGCTTCTAATAGCCTTAGATATGGGGTAAACCAAGTCATTTTCTCTTCCTTAGTTGGTCTCAGTGTATCGTTTCACTAATGTCGCTGGGACTTATATCTTTCCCCGTAAGTTATGCTCAGTCGCTTTAGAAGATCTAGAAATGTCCCAAGACATCTTATAATCAGACGAATCCTCTTTGATTACTTCGATACTAGTGGTTCCCTGCGCATGTTAGAAAACACTTGACTCTTTTGCTATCTGAGACTTTTTACCATCtagaagagagaaataattaattaaaaaaagttaagaatttttatattcaacttttttaattctcctaaatatatttatcaaatataataaatattttaaaacatacaaatttttttatttaatttttattgtccctattattattttaattttttttataaataaataagttaaataataaaatatataaacatatatttataaattaacaatagaaataaattattaatcgagaggtaaaatttttattattaattaagagaagagagagaaattattaatgaatatgagagagataaataaatatttgaaattatgtttaGTCATCAACTAGTCACTCTTCCATATCATTTCGCTACACATTCTCTGTAAATGTTTCGCTCCttctatcattactcatttgaatatataatgTTCAAATATCCAAAATGTTTTTGTAACCCCCGAAAAAACCCTTCATTTCAGTTTCCGTGAAAAGTTCGAGAATCGAGAAATTTTAACTTTGGTTTGCGTGTCaagaacttttaaaaaaaaaataaaacatcattttaaaagatttttaataattcctgacaaattttgaaattaatttaaattaattaatttgaagttcaattttaaattatccgAGAATTTAcgataatcaaattacaatttgattttagaaatcagtttgtttaaattatttataaaataattaatttaaaagattatttattttaaaatataattgccaattgatttttgaaaatcaataaaaatagcatacatatacaaacgtattgttagagttttttttagttcatagtttggtgatactcgggaaagggctttcacaCTTCATCCTTCGTACCcgtttttaaaaatggtctcttcttataaatttagctttttgaaaatcggttgtatattgttttatttttactgGTTATTCTTCTAGTTCTATGCATGCATAAAgtttgtgcgttatttaaagaattataaaaaacaattatttaaatactggtGCATGTTGTTGATGACCTTAACTTAAGAAgaaaatacctgaagaacatcagttttaaaggcattagggtttaaacataaatcccaaatagagctttgtcaaaatatttttttgtggaaatatctcaaaattatttttaaagcattttctaatttttcaggttttttagaaaatggtttgaggttccaaaattacaaaaataattttggattttgaaaattagaACCAAACAGGCATTGGGACTAGTGTCCCAAGCCTTGGGTTTGTTTTCATCGGTCAGGATTTGGGACCCTCGGTCGGACCCATCGGTCTAGGCTAAGAAGCCTTagtcgaggtgctaaggactcttggTCCTTAGCCGAGATTATTGGTCAGGGTGTGTAAACCATCAGTCATGGGTTAAGTTCATTGGTCCTAGATTTGAGAATTCTCGGTCGAGGTCGAGATTCTTTGGTCCTAGGTTTGACTTATTGGTCCTAGGTGGAGGTCATCGGTCCTATGTTCTAGAGTTCTTGATCCTAGGTTCTAAATTTCCGTCGGATATAAAAATCATTGGTCAGACCACTCGATCCTCGAAGAAGAACACTAGTCGGACCTCTTGGTTCTATATAACAAGCTTGGGtcagacctcttggtcctatgttaatttttttggtCGGACTTTCCGGTCCTCGAGAACATTAAAATTGTaggtttttcaatttatattggggcttggattctttgatccaatgatctgggtagcttcacaaagctcttaGGAACCTTTAAATCTTTATCCTAAGATATCAATCGACATAgatgatgattaatttgttaaaacaatttatagctaaaaatcgggtttttggttttaaagttgttttaagGTGAAATGAGCTagtcaatagcttccttatacctcatatacttgattgatacgaAAACAAGAACATTATCTATTTATTTGGACAAAATCAATAActcaaacaaatttaattattatgaaatattttgattttgatcaaacatgaccgggatgaatcaaacatgatctaaataGTTGCCCAACATGATTTCAATAATGTTGGAAAGCTTTTTGGACTGTGATCTTCAAAAATTAGTCCAAGAATAACAAACCcgcttttttatttttaaaattcaaatttgagtttttttgtttaaggttgattgattgtCTCTATCCTATAtagaaagtttataaatgatcTAGGATTGATttccaaccataaaacaccataaatagACAACATACAagtttatgcaatttgaaatataaaattttcaaatttcaaactgTACATATGAATTAGAGTGTGATTGAAAtcttaccaaggattgaagaacactcataGACCTTAGGGAAGATTTTGGGGTGCttagatccaagctttaaggccttatacgaagtttttaaaatttagaaaacttgaagctttaatggcggatttatgaattttattgatttgaaGCTGGAGAGTGGATCTCTCTTGGCTTCGAATTTGTTCAGGAAGACTATTTTTAGCCTCCCGAAGTCATATGGTTTTTCAAACTAACCTGGTTTGACGTTTAACTTTCCAAACTAAGCTACtttgttcatttattctcaaactaacctagtttactattgatactcatttttttatatttaaaattcattatatataaatatatatttttagatttgatatatttaaattattatttgtataaactaaattatttatattttgatatatattttaaattattatttttataaatctgattatttgtattttgatatataatctaaattattatttttataaatttgattaattatattttgatatataatctaaattattattttttctaaatttgattatttatattttaatatacaaatttgagaaagaagaaaaacaacTAGGTCAAAGTCAGCGTATTCGAACCGAAATGGATAACCCACGAAGGATCATCATTTGTGGGAGGTGTGGCCAAAAAGGTCATACGAGACGTAGCCAATGCCTCCTGAGCAAAATCGtcaataatttagataaatgatGATTGTAATCGTTTTTATGaatggttaattattatattgttatggttaagatattttaaatttattagtatttatcaattatttattagaatgctaaagggaatatttattataatatatagataataattgaaatgtaaatatatatatatatatatatatatatatatatatattaaaatatcaataatcaaatttataaaaataataatttaaattatatatcaaaatataaataataaaacttataaaaataataatttaaaatatatatatcaaaatataaataatttagtttatacaaataataatttaaatatatcaaatttataaaattaataatttaaatatatatatatatataatgaatttgaaatataataaataaaaaaataaaaaaaactgagtttgaacagtaaattaggttagtttgagaatggATGAACAAAGTAAGTTAGTTTGAGAAGTTGAACGTCAAAccaggttagtttgggaaactaTCCCCCGAAGTCAGTTATGGACttcaagtggattgaatcagTCTAAATCCATTTATGgtgttttgtttgttcttcatCCTACTTGTCGGAATATGGGTGATTCACTCTTATTGATGTAGGTtaaatgatcaccgaagtagggtgatTATTTCAACTTTTGAATCAGTCGATTTGGTTGACTATTAACTATATTCCAACTTTGGAAAATTAAAGTATGAGACATTATCCTTATCCTTCCGGCGTTGCGATGAGAAAGCTGATCGGAGGCCAAAACAACACAGTTTCGCGTGTGTTTGACGATTGCGAGGCATTCTGTTAGCGGTATGCCCAACTTCGTTGGCGTTTGGGCTTTCTGTTAGTGATTCGTCCGACATGCGTTAGTCGATCCAGTGTTTCTCGAATGTGTGCGTTTCTGGTTACAGCGGGTTACGCGGGTGCTTCCTAGGCATTGGATGAAAATCTAGATCCTATCCAATGGACGTGGTTCCGGTTGTAGATTTCTTTCCGGATGTCGGCTATACTGGAttgcaaatttatttttttattaaaaccttaagggaTTGTTTGAATTTGGTTTTCGTTCaccttttgactttaattttaatatttttaaatgcacaaaatataaaaataaatatggcaaatattatatcaatttattttatttatttaattttgtatattttaggtATCTTTGCCATCCCtagttggagatggtcttacaCTTTTTAGTTTCGATTAATGAATGGACATAAGCTTTTGTTGTCGCCACAAATCAATTTATTACCTTTATCGGAGTTTGGAGGGATTTCGAGTTTAGAAGAGAATATTAACATACCTTAATTtgacaaattataaaattttaaataaagaatttccCTCAAGGTAGACATGAAATAAAAGTTGAAAGTTTGTTAGCAATTATTAAAAATGGGTACCATTTGATATTTGTCGAATTTATCGACTTTCACAAATTAACACGCAAGTCTTTTCCCAATTTACACCTAATCGAATTTATCTAACTTAGAACTTGAACGAGTTAAATTGATTTACCAACTTTAACAAAATTACCCATCTTACTCACAATTTTAATGGTCTTAGATGAATATATTCACAATTCaatctacaaatatatataacacaaatattaaaaataagttatttattaacttattcaAGTTAGATGGATAAAAACATAATTCGTTCGTGTGAGGTGTAATTAGGAATATCATACTAGATGTAACTAACTAGTTTCTTACtaagattataaataatttgcAAATAtgataattgtaatattttttttttattaattattaagttattgtAATTGTTAGACTGTTTTAAATTAAGatgtatttatgaaaataatgaagtgaatatttattatattatataaaaataataatttaaatgtatatatatatataaaaatataaatatttaaatttaaaatacatttaataataaattataatattaataaaatgtaaaaagttaaataatagaaagaaatatataataaatgaatttgaataataaactaatttagtTTGAAAAATGTCATTTATTACATAATCTTGGACCAAGTTAATGTAATCAGTAATACTAATGAAGTGATTAGGTTTTTATTATGACACTTGTCATTAAACTGAGTGAGGCGTTTGATTAGCAGCAAGTAAAACACGCGTGGAGACGAACAGTAGCTATGACAGGCTGACAGCTGAATACTGCATAACATTCAATATAAAGTGACCACCTACCAATAATCAGAAATCCAATTCCAGTGAGCAGTCCGCTTCCGATCAGGCGATTCTACCGTTCTCTCTATCTCTTGGGGGTGCTCTGAGGTAACCCTCTTAATCTTCTTTCTCGATCTCAGTTTTCTGGTATAGATTGCATTTTCTTTGTTGCTACACTATTCATGATTCGATGCTTATTCTGTTAATACTATATCGTCAAAAACTCAACTGGAGCAACAAATCCAAATAGTCTATACCGATTTTCATTTTCACTGGTTAATTCATCGGTTTTGCATCTGATTGATGGTGTTTGAACCTTTTGGATCTCAGATCTAGAGCCTCacaggtttttttttttgttcttctgGTCAATTTGACTCGTCGAGAAGATCTGAAATCTTGTTATCTAAAATCTATATCCATCCATGGTTGTATGATTTGTATCAGATAGTCAACTGTAATTCGCCGGCCAGATTTGAACTTGTGTTTTGTCAACAATGAATGATGCTTTAGTTTTATCGATGAAATTTGCTAATAATTCTAATCAAAATACTCCAGGTTCTTAACTTGGTTTTGTCTGATTGACTGGACTGCATATTTCTTCTCTCCATCATGACTGTTTCTCACTTTTAGTCTTTTGTACTTAGATCACAGTCACACAAAATCATGGTGAAGGCCGTAGTAGTTCTCAGCAGCAACGATGGTGTAAGTGGCACCGTCAACTTCGTTCAGGAAGGAGATGGTAGGTTtctgaatttgattttgattgcTAAATTGATTTAAACATGCTTACAATCTAATTAAGAAATCCCAACTTCTGATTGTTTAGACATAATCCTTCCTGTGAATCTAAATGGTTAATTATCAATCTCTTTCAGGTCCAACTACTGTAACTGGAAATCTTTCTGGTCTCAAACCTGGACTACATGGTTTCCATGTCCATGCCCTTGGTGACACAACAAATGGTTGCATGTCAACAGGTAACTATTAACAAAGGGCGGCATAAGTAGATTGATCGTAGATGTATGTTAAGATAATTTCTGACTCGTGATCATTAAATTTGCAGGACCCCATTTCAACCCTGCTGGCAAGGAGCATGGTGCTCCTGAAGATGACGTTCGTCATGCTGGTGATCTTGGCAATATCACTGCTGCCGAAGATGGTAAATAATTATACCAATGTTCTTTTAATCTGTTGATATGCTTAACTACCTCTAATTCATGGTATAATTTTTATATGCTTCAGGCACTGCAACATTCACCATTGTCGACAGCCAGGTGAGTTTAGCTTGTTGATAGTATCATCATGGCTTGAACTGGaagagtttaattttaaatttatctaaattccttaaaaaatgatgaaatgcAGATTCCTCTGACTGGACCGAATGCTATCATTGGGCGGGCTGTTGTTGTCCATGGTGACCCTGATGATCTGGGAAAGGGTAATAGAGACTTAAAACTTGCTCTGATTATTTGAAACCAACCTTACTTTGTTTGTTGCTTCAATTTCTGAATCTAAAAATAATGCTACTACTCTCAAAATACCAGGTGGACATGAACTTAGCAAGGCTACTGGAAATGCAGGTGGAAGGATCGCATGCGGTAAGTAGTAACTACCTACTTTGATATGGATATTTATTCGACTGGTTTCTATATTTGCAGTTTGAATTTCAAttcttgttaaaaaaaattcattatgtAGTGAGCTTGGCTCTCATTTGCTCAAAACCACACTTGATAATcttgataatataaatatatttggaaACTAAACTTAATCGGAGACATATTAAAAGGTTTATGGGTTGTTTCTCATCTGAATCGGGTTACATAAATAGAAATTACAGGTGTTTCCAAATGattataatgatgatgataatgatgaaagGTTAATTAATGTTGTTGTGTAGGTATCATTGGGCTGCAGGGTTGATGATTTTAGTGACTCCAGGTAATATGTTTTGGTAGAGCTCTATTCTATTTAATGAGCTTCCATTGGatgtcataaataaataaataaacaggCCTTTAATAATCTCTCCTGCACTCTTGGTAATTAGGACaaagttttattttctttattttcgtACTGCAATGTACCCGTGGATTGGTAAACTTTGGATGGAAATGTCACAACTTGTTTGAAAGAATTGGCTTAGATTGATTGATATTTTTGCATTTTACTTTACTTGAAAACtcaaatctcaaaaaaaaaaaaaaataacaaaacaaatgaacaaggATTTCTTAATTGACCTGATCAAATTTCAAGCATTTATCATTATTGCTTTAAACGAAGATTTGTATCATCAGTCATCACTTTAAATTGCCCGGAAGAGCAATCATCACTTTAAATTGTCCGGAAGAGCAATGATAAAAAagattgacaaaaaaaaattcctaattggttaaaaattaagcattatatatacaaaaaaaaaaaaatttaaatatgtacataaaaaaattatgatacaTGTACAAATTACTTTGCTTTTTGTCTCCTTTCTTTTCagttatatttcttttcatAAATTAGTAATATCAGATTATAAACACAATCGTTAATTTAgtattcttaatttaatttatttgtagaaGAGGAGTTCGGATCTTTTGTCCCATTTGGTTGTCCCACACTTCAAAAACAGCAATAAAAATTTACGATTTAttgtctttctttttctcttaaTCTCTTTATATGGTAGAATTCGATTCcctatcaaacaaaattttctccCTTTCAAACATTCTTTCAAACATTAGTTTCGgatttatttcataattgaaaaaatacgTCAGTAAATCGCAATATTTTATGGGACCGTAGATATGGACTGAtagaaaagtaacaatttttaattcataatgtTAGCTTAACTTAGTAGTTTGTCATATATTTTGTGATCCATTTGTAGCTATATATAATGAacaatttgatattttcaattaataaagtggaaaatattttaaatatattaaagaattttcaaaatttaaagtacctaaataaaaagaaaatgaggGATTTCAAAGTCATaatccaaacaaaaatatttgagCCTAAAATTTTGTAGTGTAATTTTAGTGAAACTAGTGTATAATTTGACACAAACAATCAACTCAAATCAAATAccataacattaaaaaaatatattatagattagTTCTCAGGCCTTGTTCGATTTGGATATTACAGCATGTCAATCTTCAGTTTCTTTCCAAGGGATGCTTCTGTTCTGTTTTTACTTACAAAAAGTTTATCCTATAAACAAATGTACAAAACGCATAAGAGAACAAGAACAAAAACCCATAATCTATACATTTCAGGAAATTAACaaaaggataaaaaattaatatacagcGCACACTGTATTTGGAAATCTCTCTATACTTTCACGTGTTAACCCTAGACAGTTATATacaagaaaacaaaagaatcaTGAACACTGATGTTGGTTGATCAtcattttctctttaattagtttaactaggaatgttttttttttcaggacAGACAGTGTTCACTTACAGAAACATCCtgaaattcatcaaaattagtTGCAACTGTTTCCCAGCTGTAACAAGAATTAGCTATAGGAGGCACACTCTTTCTTTCCTTTCCCTTTCTTCACCTCCAC includes:
- the LOC124942562 gene encoding superoxide dismutase [Cu-Zn] 1, giving the protein MVKAVVVLSSNDGVSGTVNFVQEGDGPTTVTGNLSGLKPGLHGFHVHALGDTTNGCMSTGPHFNPAGKEHGAPEDDVRHAGDLGNITAAEDGTATFTIVDSQIPLTGPNAIIGRAVVVHGDPDDLGKGGHELSKATGNAGGRIACGIIGLQG